In Acholeplasma equirhinis, the following proteins share a genomic window:
- a CDS encoding type IV toxin-antitoxin system AbiEi family antitoxin domain-containing protein: MIVTTLNLKEKYKSYTDINGKIKRDIDNGFLFPLVRGIYETESSVDGFLLASYIYAPSYLSFEYALSYHNLIPERVVVYTSATFNKRKRKVYQNHFGLYTYRDVPNAAFPYSVKAYEEDGYAYFIASPEKALCDLLYNRKPVTSIKELKRLLFEDLRVNKDMFEQLNFDETIFLSDKYISNNMKYLRKYIESEYMK, from the coding sequence ATGATTGTTACAACATTAAACTTAAAAGAAAAGTATAAGAGTTATACGGATATTAATGGCAAAATCAAAAGAGATATTGATAATGGTTTCTTATTTCCTCTTGTACGAGGCATTTATGAAACAGAAAGCTCTGTTGATGGTTTTTTACTTGCTTCATATATTTATGCACCGTCCTATTTATCTTTCGAATATGCACTTTCATATCATAATCTCATTCCTGAAAGAGTTGTTGTTTATACGAGTGCTACATTCAACAAACGAAAAAGAAAGGTTTATCAAAATCATTTCGGACTTTATACCTATAGAGATGTTCCAAATGCTGCATTTCCTTATTCAGTAAAAGCTTATGAAGAAGACGGGTATGCTTACTTTATAGCTAGCCCAGAAAAAGCACTATGTGATTTACTATATAATAGAAAACCAGTAACAAGTATCAAAGAATTAAAGAGACTGCTTTTTGAGGATTTACGGGTAAATAAAGATATGTTTGAACAACTTAACTTTGATGAAACAATATTTTTATCTGATAAATACATATCGAACAATATGAAGTACTTAAGAAAATACATTGAAAGTGAGTATATGAAATGA